From the Brassica napus cultivar Da-Ae chromosome A8, Da-Ae, whole genome shotgun sequence genome, one window contains:
- the LOC106361582 gene encoding uncharacterized protein LOC106361582 yields the protein MEYERIEKVKQKSILSPTKLRMKLMGPHNNKKREGSNNNSSRTSPVRLEVSDGSEFSKNSLLASTSGSYDDDNVAASATDIGVAKLPVLDLSDTQASRHGSEGLTRETNQPKPQQLKKTDLSLALRPQEDENLDYDSNASSSSFEFHGGVRGERSNQNHVSRAYPSRQMPSKWNDAEKWIMSRQNMVMRKNGQGNRMPARVMTDNAGYEHNKSRMQTDGFEKFPNYVPTVPRPILTQGYGGSLLIEQSTQSNGLVDTTKDSSRDETPAGPVIRSVCMRDMGTDMTPIPSQEPSRSVTPVGATTPLRSPTSSLPSTPRGGQQEESQDQSANTKRELSEEEMKAKTRREIVTLGVRLGKMNIAAWASNEEEESNKNNVDAEETQRIEFDKRASAWEEAEKSKHNARYKREEIRIQAWESQEKAKLEAEMQRIEAKVEQMKAEAEARIVKKIAMAKQRSEEKRASAEARKARDAEKAVAEAKYIRETGRTPASGYKICCGWFS from the exons ATGGAGTACGAAAGGATTGAGAAGGTGAAGCAG AAGAGCATACTCTCGCCAACGAAGCTGAGAATGAAGCTAATGGGTCCACACAATAACAAAAAGAGAGAAGGATCTAACAATAACTCTTCGAGAACATCTCCTGTTCGTCTTGAGGTCTCGGACGGCTCTGAATTCTCCAAAAACAGCTTGCTAGCTTCTACTTCTGGTTCATACGACGATGATAATG TGGCGGCTTCAGCAACTGACATAGGAGTAGCTAAACTGCCAGTTTTGGACCTAAGCGATACTCAAGCCTCGAGACATGGGTCTGAAGGTCTTACGAGAGAAACCAATCAACCCAAACCTCAGCAACTGAAAAAGACTGACTTGAGTTTGGCTCTGAGGCCACAAGAAGATGAAAATCTTGATTACGACAGTAACGCCAGCTCTTCAAGCTTCGAGTTTCACGGTGGTGTTCGTGGAGAGCGTTCCAATCAGAATCATGTCTCAAGAGCATACCCTTCGAGACAGATGCCATCCAAGTGGAATGATGCTGAGAAGTGGATAATGAGCAGACAGAACATGGTGATGAGGAAGAACGGTCAAGGGAACCGGATGCCTGCCAGAGTTATGACCGATAATGCAGGTTACGAGCATAACAAATCTAGGATGCAAACTGATGGGTTCGAGAAATTCCCTAATTATGTTCCCACAGTGCCACGTCCAATTCTAACTCAAGGGTATGGAGGAAGCTTGTTGATCGAACAATCAACACAAAGCAATGGTCTTGTGGACACAACAAAGGATTCATCACGTGACGAAACACCAG cTGGTCCTGTGATACGCTCTGTATGTATGAGAGATATGGGAACTGATATGACACCAATACCGAGTCAAGAACCTTCAAGATCAGTCACACCAGTTGGTGCAACAACTCCTCTTCGCAGCCCGACTTCGTCTCTGCCTTCTACTCCTAGAGGAGGCCAACAAGAAGAGTCACAAGACCAGTCAGCAAACACAAAAAGAGAACTATCTGAGGAGGAAATGAAAGCGAAGACGAGAAGAGAGATAGTAACTCTCGGAGTTCGGTTAGGGAAGATGAACATTGCGGCTTGGGCAAGTAACGAAGAAGAGGAGAGCAATAAAAACAATGTAGACGCAGAGGAGACACAGAGGATTGAGTTTGATAAACGAGCGAGTGCTTGGGAAGAAGcagaaaaatcaaaacataatgcAAG GTATAAGCGTGAGGAGATCAGAATCCAAGCTTGGGAAAGTCAGGAGAAAGCCAAACTCGAAGCAGAAATGCAACGTATTGAG GCTAAAGTTGAGCAGATGAAGGCTGAAGCTGAAGCAAGGATAGTGAAGAAAATAGCAATGGCTAAGCAAAGGTCTGAAGAGAAACGGGCTTCCGCGGAAGCTAGAAAGGCCCGTGATGCCGAGAAGGCAGTGGCTGAAGCCAAATATATCAGGGAAACTGGTAGAACACCGGCGTCAGGTTACAAGATATGTTGTGGTTGGTTCTCATGA
- the LOC106361584 gene encoding putative hydrolase C777.06c isoform X2: MMEDGSIPAENGSDGDGSALIFLGTGCSSAVPNAMCLIQKSDSPCHVCSQSLSIPPERNPNYRGNTSLLIDYCSSDGNHNYIQIDVGKTFREQVLRWFTLHNIPQVDSIILTHEHADAVLGLDDIRSVQPFSPTNDIDPTPIFVSQYAMDSLAVKFPYLVQKKLKEGQEVRRVAQLDWRVIEEDCEKPFVASGLLFTPLPVMHGEDYVCLGFLFGEKSRVAYISDVSRFLPSTEYVISKSGGGQLDLLILDTLYKTGSHNTHLCFPQTLETIKRLGPKRALLIGMTHEFDHHKDNEFLEEWSKREGISVKLAHDGLRVPIDL; the protein is encoded by the exons ATGATGGAAGACGGTTCGATTCCGGCAGAGAACGGCTCCGATGGCGATGGATCGGCTCTGATATTCCTGGGAACGGGATGCTCGAGCGCGGTCCCTAACGCAATGTGCTTGATCCAGAAGTCCGATTCTCCCTGCCACGTCTGCTCTCAGTCTCTTTCGATCCCTCCCGAGAGAAACCCTAACTACAG GGGAAACACTTCACTGCTCATTGATTATTGCTCAAGTGATGGCAATCATAACTACATTCAAATCGACGTTGGCAAGACGTTCAGGGAACAAGTCCTTCGTTGGTTCACTCTTCACAACATTCCTCAAGTTGATTCT ATCATTTTGACACATGAGCATGCTGATGCGGTACTTGGCCTGGATGATATACGTTCCGTGCAGCCGTTTAGTCCCACCAATGATATAGATCCTACTCCTATTTTTGTTAGCCAATATGCTATGGACAG CCTTGCTGTGAAGTTCCCGTATTTGGTTCAGAAGAAACTTAAAGAAGGACAAGAAGTTAGGCGAGTGGCACAGCTGGATTGGAGAGTCATCGAGGAAGATTGTGAGAAGCCTTTTGTAGCTTCAGGATTATTATTCACGCCACTTCCA GTGATGCATGGAGAAGACTATGTCTGTCTTGGTTTCCTTTTTGGAGAAAAATCCAGAGTGGCGTATATATCTGATGTCTCACGCTTTCTTCCAAGCACTGAGTATG TTATATCGAAATCTGGGGGCGGACAGTTGGATCTCCTTATCTTGGATACACTATATAAG ACAGGATCCCACAACACCCATTTGTGTTTCCCGCAG ACACTAGAGACAATCAAAAGACTGGGTCCGAAAAGGGCTCTTTTAATCGGAATGACTCACGAGTTTGATCACCACAAAGACAACGAGTTTCTTGAGGAATGGTCTAAAAG gGAAGGGATTTCAGTAAAACTTGCGCATGATGGCTTGAGAGTCCCTATTGATCTATGA
- the LOC106361584 gene encoding putative hydrolase C777.06c isoform X1: MMEDGSIPAENGSDGDGSALIFLGTGCSSAVPNAMCLIQKSDSPCHVCSQSLSIPPERNPNYRGNTSLLIDYCSSDGNHNYIQIDVGKTFREQVLRWFTLHNIPQVDSIILTHEHADAVLGLDDIRSVQPFSPTNDIDPTPIFVSQYAMDSLAVKFPYLVQKKLKEGQEVRRVAQLDWRVIEEDCEKPFVASGLLFTPLPVMHGEDYVCLGFLFGEKSRVAYISDVSRFLPSTEYVISKSGGGQLDLLILDTLYKVTQIILRLNDQTFYEYCMLMFPHSFSIFLLFCLQTGSHNTHLCFPQTLETIKRLGPKRALLIGMTHEFDHHKDNEFLEEWSKREGISVKLAHDGLRVPIDL; this comes from the exons ATGATGGAAGACGGTTCGATTCCGGCAGAGAACGGCTCCGATGGCGATGGATCGGCTCTGATATTCCTGGGAACGGGATGCTCGAGCGCGGTCCCTAACGCAATGTGCTTGATCCAGAAGTCCGATTCTCCCTGCCACGTCTGCTCTCAGTCTCTTTCGATCCCTCCCGAGAGAAACCCTAACTACAG GGGAAACACTTCACTGCTCATTGATTATTGCTCAAGTGATGGCAATCATAACTACATTCAAATCGACGTTGGCAAGACGTTCAGGGAACAAGTCCTTCGTTGGTTCACTCTTCACAACATTCCTCAAGTTGATTCT ATCATTTTGACACATGAGCATGCTGATGCGGTACTTGGCCTGGATGATATACGTTCCGTGCAGCCGTTTAGTCCCACCAATGATATAGATCCTACTCCTATTTTTGTTAGCCAATATGCTATGGACAG CCTTGCTGTGAAGTTCCCGTATTTGGTTCAGAAGAAACTTAAAGAAGGACAAGAAGTTAGGCGAGTGGCACAGCTGGATTGGAGAGTCATCGAGGAAGATTGTGAGAAGCCTTTTGTAGCTTCAGGATTATTATTCACGCCACTTCCA GTGATGCATGGAGAAGACTATGTCTGTCTTGGTTTCCTTTTTGGAGAAAAATCCAGAGTGGCGTATATATCTGATGTCTCACGCTTTCTTCCAAGCACTGAGTATG TTATATCGAAATCTGGGGGCGGACAGTTGGATCTCCTTATCTTGGATACACTATATAAGGTGACACAGATCATCCTTAGGCTTAATGATCAAACATTTTATGAATACTGTATGCTGATGTTTCCACACTCTTTCTccatctttcttttattttgcctgCAGACAGGATCCCACAACACCCATTTGTGTTTCCCGCAG ACACTAGAGACAATCAAAAGACTGGGTCCGAAAAGGGCTCTTTTAATCGGAATGACTCACGAGTTTGATCACCACAAAGACAACGAGTTTCTTGAGGAATGGTCTAAAAG gGAAGGGATTTCAGTAAAACTTGCGCATGATGGCTTGAGAGTCCCTATTGATCTATGA